Within the Burkholderia sp. NRF60-BP8 genome, the region CGGAGTCTGACGCGCGTAGTTGGCGTCTTTGATGCGGAAAGATGGAGATTCGATGGAGGCGGTGAATGGCGCCGAAAAACGATGGCGGCGGGGGGCGGACGACGCTTGGCGGAACGCTGGTTGGGGACGGCGGGCCCGCCGGGTGCGCGGGTGCCCGGCGTCGTGTCGACGTCGTGTGGGCGGCGGGGCGCGCGTGGATGCTGCCGAGAGCGGTGCGTGGCGACGAGCGCGCCATTGGCCTTGGCCGATCGCTATCGGGATCCAGCGCAGGCATCGCGCGATATCGAAGCGGACCCGGGCAGCGAATGGGCTGCGCCTTTCTTCAGGCGGTACGGGATCGCTCATCCCGATCCGGAGCGGATCGCGTTCTATCGTCTGCTCGACGAGTTTTGTCGAGTCGGAACGTGGGCTCGGACGACGCACGGGTCGATTTTCCCGTGCCGTACGTCACCCGAATTCCGTAGTACTCCTGCTGTTTTCGTGCGAATTTCCGCATTCGCTACGAAGTCCCGGCGTCAGTCGCGATCCCGCCACGCGTATGCGAAACGAAGGCCGTCGCCGAGCGTGCACTGGAAAACCTGCGCGGGCGCGACGGGCTGGTACGTGGTGGGCGAAAGCGAGCGTACCGTCACCGTCGCGCTTTCGTCCTGCATCACGCGATACTGGATCAGCTCGAGTACGGTCGCGCCGCTCGGCTGGACGGTGAGGTGCTGGTTGGCGAACGCGAGCGTATTGCCGCCGACTTCCATGAAGTCGCGTATCGCGAAGCCGCCGGACACGGTGGGCGCCGCTGCCTGGGTAGCCGCCTGCTGCGCGTGCTGGCACTGATTCGGCGAAAAGATCGCGGTGACCGTCGCACCGGCAAAGAGCCGCGTGCGCAACTGACGATACGAATCGGCGCTGTCCGGTTGGGTGCTCGCGGCGGCCGCAGCGAGACTGGTTGTCGCGCCGGCGGCAACCAGAACAATGGCGAAGCGATTCAGCATTTTCCCGTCTCCGTGCGATGAAACCAACGGCACGATAGCACGGTGCATCCGCATCGTTCAGACGGTCGATTCGTAGTCGCACTACCGTTTGGCGCCGACATCCCGCAGTGCGTCCGCGGCATACGTGTTGTCGTGCGTCAGCGCGAGTTGCAGCAGCGATTGGCCGCGCCGGTCGACATGGTTCGGATTCGCGCCATGCGCGACGAGCAGCGGAATCAGCTCGAAGCGGTTGAACAGCGTCGCGAATCCGAGCGCGGTTTCGCCGGCGCCGTTCGTCTGGTCGATCGGGCAGTGTGTGTCGATCAGGCGTCGCGCGATGTCGGGTTCGTTCCTGAAGAGGGCGCCCATCAGCGCCGTATTGCCGTGGCGATCGCCAATGCACGCATCGGCGCCGGCCGACAACAGGTAGTCGAGCGCCGCGGGCTGGCCGTCGTACGACGCGAGGATCACGGCCGTATAACCGTGGCTGTCGGTGGCGTCGAGGGGATAGCCGGCGTCGTGCAACGCGCGCAGGATATCGACGCGGCCGACGCGCGCGGCGTCGAACCAGTCGTCGTCATAGCGGCGCAGCGCGGCAGGGTCGGCCTTGCCGTATGCCGGCCGGTCGGGCAGATGCGCGCAACCGGCGAGCGCGACCAGCGCGAGCGCCGCCGCGGCCGCGCGGATCGCGTGGGTGAAGCGTTCGGATCGCATGAGGATGTCCTGATGAGGTGGCCGGGCCGACGTGCGCGGTGCGAGCGCACACGTCGGCAGCGACCGTCGTCGCGGGATCAGTCGTCGCTCAGCTTCGCCGCGAGCGATTGCACTTGCTGGACGTTCGCGTGAACGGCCTGCGCGAGACGCGTGCCGTAATCGGCGTCGGCCTTGTAGAAGTACGACAGCATCGCGTACTGGTTGTGCGCGTTCTTCACCTGACCGAGATCGCCGGACAGTGCGGTGACGAGGTCGTCCTTGTCCTGCTGCGACAGGCTACGGTAGTACTCGCCCGCCTGACGGAACGGCAGCTTCTTGCGGATCGCCTCCTGCTGCGTCGTGCCGCTGAGCGCCGTGCGGACCGACTTGTACTGCGGATCCTGCGCGAGTTCATTCAGCGTCGACGGTTCGTAATTCACCTCGCCCTTGCGGTCGCCGGCATTCATCTTGCCGTCCTGGTTGTTGTTGACGACCGGCACGACCGGGCGGTTGATCGGCAGATCCATGTAGTTCGCGCCGAGCCGGTACATCTGCGTGTCGGCGTATGCGAACAGGCGATCCTGCAGCATCCGGTCTTCGGACGGCTCGATCCCCGGCACGAGCCGCGACGGCGCGAACGCCGATTCCTCGGTCGACTGGAAATAGTTGTCGGGCACGCGGTTGAGCGTCATCGTGCCGATCTTGCGTTCGGGCACGCCGGTCCACACCTTCGTATCGTCGAGCGCGTCGAAGTCGAAGCGGTTCAGGTCCTTCGGCGCGAGCACCTGCACGTACAGATCCCACTTCGGGAAATCGCCCTGTTTCAGCGCGCCGTACAGGTCGTTCGTCATCATGTTCCAGTCGCGGCCGATCGATGCGGGGATCTCCTGCGGGCGCAGGCCGTGCACGCCTTGCTGGCTCTTCCAGTGGAACTTCACGTAGTGCACGTCGCCCTGCGCATTGACGAACTTGAACGCGTGCACCGCGAAGCCGTCCATGCGGCGATACGAATCGGGCATGCCCTCGTCCGTGTACAGCCTCGTCAGCATGTGGGTCGCTTCGGGCGTGTGTGCGAAGAAGTCGAACGCGAGGTTCGGATCCTGCACGCCGGTCACCGCGCTCGGTTTGTTCGCATGCACGAAGTCGGGGAACTTGATGCCGTCGCGAATGAAGAACACCGGCCAGTTGATGCCGACCATGTCCCAGTTGCCCTGCTGCGTATAGAACTTCACCGCGAAGCCGCGCGGGTCCCGCGCCTGCTCGGGCGAGCCGCGATAGCCCATCACGGTGGAGAAGCGCACGAACACGGGCGTGCGGGTGCCGGGCGTGAAGACCTTCGCTTTCGTCAGGTCGGAGATGTCGGCGCTCGGCACGAACTCGCCGAATGCGCCGGTGCCGCGTGCATGCACGACGCGTTCCGGAATGCGCTCGCGATCGAAGCGCTGCAGTTTCTCGATGAGTGCGGAGTCCTGCAGTAGCACCGGGCCGGCGGGGCCGGCCGTTTGCGAATTCTGGTTGTCGCCCACGGGCGCGCCGGTGTCGCGCGTGAGTTCGGCGGCATGCGGAGCAGCGGAGAGCGCCACGCAGAT harbors:
- a CDS encoding VirK family protein, translated to MLNRFAIVLVAAGATTSLAAAAASTQPDSADSYRQLRTRLFAGATVTAIFSPNQCQHAQQAATQAAAPTVSGGFAIRDFMEVGGNTLAFANQHLTVQPSGATVLELIQYRVMQDESATVTVRSLSPTTYQPVAPAQVFQCTLGDGLRFAYAWRDRD
- a CDS encoding ankyrin repeat domain-containing protein → MRSERFTHAIRAAAAALALVALAGCAHLPDRPAYGKADPAALRRYDDDWFDAARVGRVDILRALHDAGYPLDATDSHGYTAVILASYDGQPAALDYLLSAGADACIGDRHGNTALMGALFRNEPDIARRLIDTHCPIDQTNGAGETALGFATLFNRFELIPLLVAHGANPNHVDRRGQSLLQLALTHDNTYAADALRDVGAKR
- a CDS encoding catalase, producing MSSSSHRVLRHAVAAICVALSAAPHAAELTRDTGAPVGDNQNSQTAGPAGPVLLQDSALIEKLQRFDRERIPERVVHARGTGAFGEFVPSADISDLTKAKVFTPGTRTPVFVRFSTVMGYRGSPEQARDPRGFAVKFYTQQGNWDMVGINWPVFFIRDGIKFPDFVHANKPSAVTGVQDPNLAFDFFAHTPEATHMLTRLYTDEGMPDSYRRMDGFAVHAFKFVNAQGDVHYVKFHWKSQQGVHGLRPQEIPASIGRDWNMMTNDLYGALKQGDFPKWDLYVQVLAPKDLNRFDFDALDDTKVWTGVPERKIGTMTLNRVPDNYFQSTEESAFAPSRLVPGIEPSEDRMLQDRLFAYADTQMYRLGANYMDLPINRPVVPVVNNNQDGKMNAGDRKGEVNYEPSTLNELAQDPQYKSVRTALSGTTQQEAIRKKLPFRQAGEYYRSLSQQDKDDLVTALSGDLGQVKNAHNQYAMLSYFYKADADYGTRLAQAVHANVQQVQSLAAKLSDD